TGGTCGGGAAGGTCCTGACGCCGAACATCCCTACGGTCACGCCCGCATCGAGACTGCTGCCTCTGTGGGTATGGGGTTGATTCTGTTTCTCATCGCCGTTGGACTCATGCGGGACGCTGTAGAACGCCTCTTCAATCCCTCTCAACTCATGATCCCCGATCGGGTCCCGCTCCTCATCGCGGGTCTCGCCCTGCTGATCAAGGAGTTGCTTTACCGGTACACCCTCGCGCTGGCGCGTCGCCACCGTTCTCAGCTCCTTCAAGCCAATGCCTGGCATCACCGCTCCGACGCGGTTTCCTCCCTGGTCGTGCTGGTAGGCGTTGCGGGTACTCGAGCGGGGTTGCACTATCTGGACGCAATAGGAGCAGTACTGGTAGGGCTAATGATCATTCACGTCTCCTGGGAATTGTCGTGGAATGCCATGCGTGAGCTGGTCGATACCGGACTGTCGAAGGAACAAGTAGCAACTATCGATCGTGCCATTCGAGCAGTAGACGGAGTGAAGGCCCTGCACATGTTACGTACCCGCCACATGGGAGCCGGAGCCTTTGTCGATGTTCATATTCTCTTGGAAAACCCAGAAATCAGTGTCTCTGAAGGGCACCAGGTGAGTGAGACAGTGCGTGCCAAACTCATCAGAGAGATCGAAGAAGTAGCCGACGTAACAGTCCACATCGACTCGGAAGACGACGAAAAACAATCCAGTTGCG
The DNA window shown above is from Gammaproteobacteria bacterium and carries:
- a CDS encoding ferrous-iron efflux pump FieF yields the protein MISSEKTNLQRYQEAQRANWVGAFADTILTVVKLVFGVIGQSQSLLADGFHSLADVMADLLILFAAWRGREGPDAEHPYGHARIETAASVGMGLILFLIAVGLMRDAVERLFNPSQLMIPDRVPLLIAGLALLIKELLYRYTLALARRHRSQLLQANAWHHRSDAVSSLVVLVGVAGTRAGLHYLDAIGAVLVGLMIIHVSWELSWNAMRELVDTGLSKEQVATIDRAIRAVDGVKALHMLRTRHMGAGAFVDVHILLENPEISVSEGHQVSETVRAKLIREIEEVADVTVHIDSEDDEKQSSCVSLPLRDQIMLRVHKVWHDVEAAQYSREVVLHYLAGQIHLDVVLPLSLLEENGDVSQRAHQIETTLQQAALSDPDLGRIRVRFE